The genomic region AACATGGCCACCGCCCTGATCCGAGGTCTGATCAGCGCCGGCCTGTGCGATGCCGGCAAGATCATCGCCAGCGACGTGGATTCGGCCAAACGTGCGGCCCTAAAGCGGCGCTTGCGGGTCAATACCACCGAAGACAACCGGGCGGTGGTGGCGCGGGCGAAAGTCATTTTCCTTGCCGTCAAACCGCAGATAATCGACGAGGTGTTGAACGGAGTGCGGGCCGAAGTGAAGCCTGGCAAGCTGTTCATTTCGATCGCCGCCGGGGTGCCGACCGCGCGACTCGAACGGGGGTTGGGGCCGCAGGCGCGGGTGGTGCGGGTGATGCCGAACACACCGGCATTGCTGGCTCAGGGTATGTCGGTGATCGTCCGGGGAACGCGGGCAACGGCGGCTGATGAACGACTGGCATTGAAGCTGTTTCGCGCAGTCGGCCATGCCGTCGCGGTTCACGAGGAAGCGTTACTCGACCCGGTTACCGGCCTGAGCGGCAGCGGTCCAGCGTACGTGTACCTCTTTGCCGAAGGCTTGATCGCCGGCGGGATAGCCGCTGGCCTGCCGCCGCAATTGGCCCAGGAGTTGACCTATCAAACGCTAGCTGGCGCGGCGGCAATGCTGCAGCGGACCGGGGAGACGCCCGAGCGGTTGCGTGCGCAGGTTACTTCTCCCGGCGGTACTACGCTGGCCGGGCTCACGGAGCTCGATGCCCGGGGGTTCAAAGAGGCGGCTGGCGCTGCGGTGGTTACTGCCAGCCGCCGTTCGCAGGAGTTGGGGCGCGCGCGACAAATTTGTGGGTAACGTGGTTCGGTGTTATGGCCGTCATTCCCGCGAAAGCGGGAATCCAGTTTGGCGTTTGGCGGGTCGTAGCGAGCCGGTGCCGTGGATTCCCGCTTTCGCGGGAATGACAAATTGCGTCCC from Deltaproteobacteria bacterium harbors:
- a CDS encoding pyrroline-5-carboxylate reductase, with product MKKRAKAVSPKPTVGFIGGGNMATALIRGLISAGLCDAGKIIASDVDSAKRAALKRRLRVNTTEDNRAVVARAKVIFLAVKPQIIDEVLNGVRAEVKPGKLFISIAAGVPTARLERGLGPQARVVRVMPNTPALLAQGMSVIVRGTRATAADERLALKLFRAVGHAVAVHEEALLDPVTGLSGSGPAYVYLFAEGLIAGGIAAGLPPQLAQELTYQTLAGAAAMLQRTGETPERLRAQVTSPGGTTLAGLTELDARGFKEAAGAAVVTASRRSQELGRARQICG